One part of the Malus sylvestris chromosome 2, drMalSylv7.2, whole genome shotgun sequence genome encodes these proteins:
- the LOC126596703 gene encoding profilin-2, protein MSWQTYVDDHLMCEIEGNHLSAAAIIGHDGSVWAQSATFPQLKPEEVTGVMNDFNEPGSLAPTGLYLGGTKYMVIQGEPGVVIRGKKGPGGVTVKKSTMALLIGIYDEPMTPGQCNMVVERLGDYLIEQGL, encoded by the exons ATGTCGTGGCAAACGTACGTCGACGACCATCTGATGTGCGAAATCGAAGGCAACCACCTCTCCGCCGCCGCCATCATCGGCCACGACGGCAGCGTCTGGGCCCAGAGTGCCACCTTCCCTCAG TTGAAGCCTGAGGAGGTGACTGGCGTTATGAATGACTTCAATGAACCGGGCTCACTTGCTCCGACCGGGTTGTATCTTGGAGGGACCAAATACATGGTCATCCAGGGTGAACCAGGAGTTGTGATTCGAGGAAAGAAG GGCCCTGGTGGTGTTACTGTCAAGAAGAGCACAATGGCTTTGCTGATTGGGATTTATGACGAGCCGATGACTCCTGGCCAATGCAACATGGTTGTTGAGAGGCTTGGGGATTATCTCATTGAGCAGGGTCTCTAA